The following are encoded in a window of uncultured Ilyobacter sp. genomic DNA:
- a CDS encoding SoxR reducing system RseC family protein encodes MINKGIIEEIDHNRIKVHLYRDSACAHCSGCSSSNKMGSTFSFKYDEKLSIGDIVTFEIEDSSLLNIAALVYLMPILFMMAGYFIGQKLGFSEGQGVFMSFLFLALSFGIIYYFDKKRGEKLIDQKIKVISVDKPTLDDEVNSCSLDK; translated from the coding sequence ATGATAAACAAGGGGATTATAGAGGAGATTGATCACAACCGTATAAAGGTTCATTTGTATAGAGATAGTGCATGTGCACACTGTTCGGGGTGTAGTTCTAGCAACAAGATGGGGTCTACTTTTTCATTTAAATATGACGAGAAATTGAGTATAGGGGATATTGTTACATTTGAGATTGAAGATTCATCCCTACTCAATATTGCAGCATTAGTTTACCTCATGCCAATTCTCTTTATGATGGCAGGATATTTTATAGGTCAGAAATTAGGATTTAGTGAGGGACAAGGAGTTTTCATGAGTTTTTTATTTTTAGCCCTCTCATTTGGAATAATATACTATTTTGACAAGAAACGTGGTGAAAAATTAATAGACCAGAAAATAAAAGTAATTAGCGTGGACAAGCCCACCCTAGATGATGAAGTAAACAGCTGTTCATTAGACAAATAA